In the genome of Streptomyces racemochromogenes, one region contains:
- a CDS encoding ATP-grasp domain-containing protein produces MNPERTLLLVGATDETVRKAHDLGLSVLLLQHPTKVSEEQNRLAAAVEVVDFTEWEQIEPLVRAWHESPGFAAAVSLTEPGLENAGRINDLYGLGGTGYEVTARIRDKAAMRRYVAEHDPEHAVGARSLKTREDLDAFGADYGFPFIVKPVDATASIGVMRVEGPGDADRVWAEVSRLSGTRTDRVSSLFVLKDFLMEEFLDGPEFSVESFSFGGRHVIVTVTEKFTSDGHFAELGHAVPARLSDADEEAIREGIRGFLDVMGLRDGVCHTEVRLTAKGPRVIEGHNRIGGDSIPELVRSAFGVDLVTLAVGAPFGLVEELPDRPRAHGGASVRALIGTPGTRVESIAGIEEARAAEGVISVTPSAKPGDEVRVLQDNWDRLGLIAVAAEDTSAAIRRGAEVIREHIRITLTGPDGETVLAQPSEIAPRENLLILHRNPLEPFPYRSWLPGHTGDIVVLAARDKIELAGEKVPDGDLGYTRLEIFDDFDAEEVDARAAALIAEHGITGVTALHEADMLRAARLRERFGLRGAWHDDVVPFRDKALMKTRAQASGIDVAAWVQARTAGQAREFAAAEGFPVVFKERSGFNAIGLRILHDEASFEECLTEVYAGGERDDVLLEDFVPGRMCHVDGVVRDGRVAMAWPSQYQYDLSSFAADPGPRIDLTLDEDDPVTARLLDLAERVLASLAPEGSRLRDHAFHMEVFHTPDDRLVLCEIACRPGGAKIREVFHSLFGVHLGGYAVRADAGHELQPEVRRGDDPAGLPRPRHMAGQLLMMKRPGLVRELPGVPGHDWLDGFWLYAEEGQVIAPASGSSDFLAAAVGTGPTRAEVERRLRELGEWVREHSVIGDAS; encoded by the coding sequence GCACCCCACCAAGGTCAGCGAGGAGCAGAACCGGCTCGCCGCGGCCGTCGAGGTCGTGGACTTCACGGAGTGGGAGCAGATCGAACCCCTCGTCCGGGCCTGGCACGAGAGCCCCGGCTTCGCCGCGGCCGTCTCCCTGACCGAGCCGGGGCTGGAGAACGCGGGCCGGATCAACGACCTGTACGGGCTCGGGGGGACCGGCTACGAGGTCACCGCCCGCATCCGGGACAAGGCCGCCATGCGGCGCTACGTCGCCGAGCACGACCCCGAACACGCGGTGGGCGCCCGGTCCCTGAAGACCCGTGAGGACCTGGACGCCTTCGGGGCCGACTACGGCTTCCCCTTCATCGTCAAGCCCGTCGACGCCACCGCCAGCATCGGCGTCATGCGCGTCGAGGGGCCCGGGGACGCCGACCGGGTGTGGGCCGAGGTCAGCCGGCTCTCCGGCACCCGCACCGACCGGGTCTCCTCGCTGTTCGTCCTGAAGGACTTCCTGATGGAGGAGTTCCTCGACGGACCCGAGTTCAGCGTCGAGTCCTTCAGCTTCGGCGGCCGCCACGTCATCGTCACCGTCACCGAGAAGTTCACCTCCGACGGCCACTTCGCCGAGCTCGGCCACGCCGTCCCCGCCCGGCTGTCCGACGCCGACGAAGAGGCGATACGCGAGGGCATACGCGGCTTCCTCGACGTGATGGGCCTGCGCGACGGCGTCTGCCACACCGAGGTCCGCCTCACCGCCAAGGGCCCGCGCGTCATCGAGGGCCACAACCGGATCGGCGGCGACTCCATCCCCGAACTGGTGCGCAGCGCCTTCGGCGTCGACCTGGTCACCCTCGCCGTCGGCGCCCCCTTCGGCCTGGTCGAGGAGCTCCCCGACCGGCCCCGGGCGCACGGCGGCGCCAGCGTCCGCGCGCTGATCGGCACCCCCGGCACCCGGGTCGAGTCCATCGCCGGGATCGAGGAGGCGCGCGCCGCGGAGGGCGTCATCTCCGTCACCCCCAGCGCCAAGCCCGGCGACGAGGTGCGCGTCCTGCAGGACAACTGGGACCGCCTCGGCCTGATCGCCGTCGCCGCCGAGGACACCTCCGCGGCCATCCGCCGCGGCGCCGAGGTGATCCGCGAGCACATCCGCATCACCCTCACCGGACCGGACGGCGAGACCGTCCTCGCGCAGCCGTCCGAGATCGCCCCGCGCGAGAACCTGCTGATCCTGCACCGCAACCCGCTGGAGCCGTTCCCGTACCGCTCCTGGCTGCCCGGCCACACCGGCGACATCGTCGTCCTCGCCGCCCGCGACAAGATCGAGCTCGCGGGCGAGAAGGTGCCGGACGGCGACCTCGGCTACACCCGCCTGGAGATCTTCGACGACTTCGACGCGGAGGAGGTCGACGCCCGCGCGGCCGCGCTCATCGCCGAGCACGGCATCACCGGCGTGACCGCCCTGCACGAGGCCGACATGCTGCGCGCCGCCCGGCTGCGCGAGCGCTTCGGACTGCGCGGTGCCTGGCACGACGACGTGGTGCCGTTCCGCGACAAGGCGCTGATGAAGACCCGCGCGCAGGCGTCCGGCATCGACGTCGCGGCCTGGGTGCAGGCCCGCACCGCCGGCCAGGCGCGCGAGTTCGCCGCGGCCGAGGGCTTCCCCGTCGTCTTCAAGGAGCGCAGCGGATTCAACGCGATCGGCCTGCGCATCCTGCACGACGAGGCCTCCTTCGAGGAGTGCCTGACGGAGGTGTACGCCGGCGGCGAGCGCGACGACGTCCTGCTGGAGGACTTCGTCCCCGGCCGCATGTGCCACGTCGACGGCGTGGTGCGCGACGGCCGGGTCGCGATGGCCTGGCCCTCGCAGTACCAGTACGACCTCTCCTCCTTCGCCGCCGACCCGGGCCCGCGCATCGACCTCACCCTCGACGAGGACGACCCGGTCACCGCGCGCCTGCTCGACCTCGCCGAGCGGGTCCTGGCCTCGCTGGCCCCCGAGGGCTCCCGGCTGCGCGACCACGCCTTCCACATGGAGGTCTTCCACACCCCGGACGACCGCCTCGTCCTGTGCGAGATCGCCTGCCGCCCCGGCGGCGCCAAGATCCGCGAGGTGTTCCACAGCCTGTTCGGCGTCCACCTCGGCGGGTACGCCGTCCGCGCCGACGCGGGCCACGAGCTCCAGCCCGAGGTGCGCCGGGGCGACGACCCGGCCGGGCTGCCCAGGCCGCGCCACATGGCGGGGCAGCTGCTCATGATGAAGCGGCCCGGGCTGGTGCGCGAGCTGCCCGGGGTCCCCGGCCACGACTGGCTCGACGGGTTCTGGCTCTACGCCGAGGAGGGCCAGGTCATCGCCCCGGCCTCCGGCTCCTCCGACTTCCTCGCGGCCGCGGTGGGCACCGGCCCGACCCGCGCGGAGGTCGAGCGCAGGCTGCGCGAGCTCGGCGAGTGGGTGCGCGAACACAGTGTGATCGGCGACGCGTCATGA